The Planococcus halocryophilus nucleotide sequence ATTATTATTGCAATGTTAGTTCTCCATTCGTTTATAATAATGGCTCGTTGAAATACATCGATTATGACTTGGACGTAAAAGTGTTTCCAGACATGTCGTACACGTTATTGGATGAAGACGAATATGAAGACCACAAGCGGCAAATGGGGTATCCTGAAGTGATAGATCAAATACTTCACCGAAATGTAGAGAAACTGATCGGCTGGATTAAGCAGCGTAAAGGACCGTTTGCCCAAGACTTTATCGAAGTATGGACGAACCGCTATGAATTTCATAGATTAAACCGGATTCGTGATTAAAATGAAAACCTGTTGCTTGCCGACAGGTTTTTCGTTTTGTATAGAATGGAGTGAAAAGTTTGAGTAGTATGAAACGCTATATGCAGTTTGTTAAACCGTATTATTGGCAAATTGCGCTGACGATTGTCATTGGGATATTCAAGTTTGCGATACCGCTATTTATACCGTTGCTTATCAAAATCGTCATTGACGATATTATTGGAGCGGATGCTCTGTCTAATGCAGAGAAATTAAGACAGCTGTATATATGGCTTGGTGGAACGGCAATTGTCTTCTTCTTATTGAGACCTCCAATTGAATATTTCCGGCAATATTATGCACAATATGTCAGCAATAAAATTCTTTATGATATACGCGGTTATTTATATGGTCATTTGCAACGATTGAGCTTGCGTTATTATGCAAACACGCGAGCGGGAGAAATTATTTCGCGTATGATTAATGACGTGGAGCAAACAAAAAACTTTGTGATGATCGGATTAATGAACGTCTGGCTAGATATTGCGACAATTATCATTGCCATTATTATTATGTTAACGATGGATGTTTCATTGACCATTGTGGCATTATTAGCGTTTCCGTTTTATGCTTTCAGCGTAAAATATTTCTTTGGTCGTTTACGTGATTTGACGCGTGCACGCTCACAAGCTTTAGCAAACGTTCAAAGTTATTTGCACGAGCGAGTACAAGGGATGAGTATAATTAAAAGTTTTGCGTTAGAAAAGCATGAACAGAAAATTTTTAATGATACGAACGATCAATTTTTAGAAAAGGCAATTGACCATACGAAGTGGAATGCTAAAGCATTTGCAGTAGTGAATACCATTACGGATGTTGCTCCACTAATGGTTATTGGTTATGCCGGTTATCAAGTTATTCAAGGAAGTTTGACGCTTGGTACGATGGTAGCATTTATCGCTTATATAGAACGTCTTTATAGTCCACTCCGCCGTTTAGTCAATTCTTCAACGACATTAGTGCAATCCTTAGCTTCGATGGACCGTGTTTTTGAGTTAATAGATGAAGACTACGACGTAACAGATAAAGAAAAAGCCCATGACTTAAAAGTCGTTGATGGCAAATTAGAGTTTCGCGATGTCTCTTTCCATTACAACGATGGGGGAACAGAAGTGCTTTCTAATTTGAATTTTACTGTAAAGCCAGGAGAGACTGTAGCTTTTGTAGGAATGAGCGGCGGTGGGAAATCAACTATCGTTTCATTGATTCCACGATTTTATGATGTGACGAGTGGTGCCATTTATATGGATGACCATGATTTGCGCGACGTAACAACTCATACGTTACGCGATCAAATTGGTTTAGTACTTCAAGATTCGATTCTTTTCAGTGACTCTGT carries:
- a CDS encoding DUF402 domain-containing protein; this translates as MAIPAEGETIQIHSYKHNGRIHRVWQETTVLKGTNNIVIGANERTLVTESDGRTWLTREPSICYFHAEHWFNIICMLREDGVYYYCNVSSPFVYNNGSLKYIDYDLDVKVFPDMSYTLLDEDEYEDHKRQMGYPEVIDQILHRNVEKLIGWIKQRKGPFAQDFIEVWTNRYEFHRLNRIRD
- a CDS encoding ABC transporter ATP-binding protein → MSSMKRYMQFVKPYYWQIALTIVIGIFKFAIPLFIPLLIKIVIDDIIGADALSNAEKLRQLYIWLGGTAIVFFLLRPPIEYFRQYYAQYVSNKILYDIRGYLYGHLQRLSLRYYANTRAGEIISRMINDVEQTKNFVMIGLMNVWLDIATIIIAIIIMLTMDVSLTIVALLAFPFYAFSVKYFFGRLRDLTRARSQALANVQSYLHERVQGMSIIKSFALEKHEQKIFNDTNDQFLEKAIDHTKWNAKAFAVVNTITDVAPLMVIGYAGYQVIQGSLTLGTMVAFIAYIERLYSPLRRLVNSSTTLVQSLASMDRVFELIDEDYDVTDKEKAHDLKVVDGKLEFRDVSFHYNDGGTEVLSNLNFTVKPGETVAFVGMSGGGKSTIVSLIPRFYDVTSGAIYMDDHDLRDVTTHTLRDQIGLVLQDSILFSDSVKANILMGKPGATDQEVIAAAKAANADEFISQLPEGYDTKVGERGVKLSGGQKQRVAIARVFLKNPPILILDEATSALDLESEALIQDSLERLAHDRTTLIVAHRLSTITHADQILVIDHGKLAESGTHNDLMKQQGVYYNLFQVQHFN